A section of the Ranitomeya imitator isolate aRanImi1 chromosome 7, aRanImi1.pri, whole genome shotgun sequence genome encodes:
- the LOC138644844 gene encoding gamma-crystallin 1 has translation MGKIIFYEDRNFQGRSYECSSDCSDLNSYFSRCNSIRVENGNWMLYERPNFTGHQYFLRRGEYPDFQQWMGLNDSIRSCRIIPQHRGSSRLRIYEREEFRGQMMEFTEDCPQVHEEFNYHDIHSCNVLEGHWIFYEQPSYRGRQYYLRPGEYRRYTEWGAVTPKVGSFRRVQELF, from the exons ATCATCTTTTACGAGGACAGGAACTTCCAGGGCCGCTCTTATGAGTGCAGCTCTGACTGTTCTGACCTGAACTCGTACTTCAGTCGCTGCAATTCCATCCGTGTGGAAAATGGAAACTGGATGTTATATGAACGTCCCAACTTCACTGGACACCAGTATTTCCTAAGGAGGGGAGAATATCCTGACTTTCAGCAGTGGATGGGACTAAATGATTCTATAAGATCCTGTCGCATTATTCCTCAG CATCGTGGATCCTCTAGATTGAGAATTTATGAAAGGGAAGAATTTAGAGGTCAGATGATGGAGTTCACCGAAGACTGCCCTCAAGTCCATGAAGAATTCAATTATCATGACATCCACTCCTGCAATGTCCTTGAAGGACATTGGATCTTCTATGAGCAGCCAAGCTACAGGGGACGCCAGTATTACCTGAGACCAGGAGAGTACAGGAGATACACCGAGTGGGGAGCCGTGACCCCTAAAGTTGGTTCTTTCAGGAGAGTTCAGGAATTATTTTAA